The following coding sequences lie in one Planctomicrobium piriforme genomic window:
- a CDS encoding LptF/LptG family permease gives MTTFDRYLLSRYFHVVFVFCIATIGLFAVVDGFTNLDAFQHKVDEQNGGSLALFFRIGQYYLFQSALILDTAGPTVMVISAMSALALMLRHGEIHPVLAAGVPTYRATFPLAGAMIGVNLLLAVNQELILPNIAHHLQGRHGDLADDTQNAEPQYDYKSKIFVSGSGIVPAEQRLKDPEFLLPTPLLASSFVVLKGDAAYYLPPSAMGPAGWVLENATPRFEDLPLTEAGRRTIIPQPDSPDVFVHMGLSFDQLNRQAANPRLVSTAGLIRKLQQPSSTQLSRRRLEIKLHERLTRPLLTLIGLYTVIPLIIRRERMSVMQQVTNIAACAGALGLVFAGVMGAQMLGESGILRPEQAVWGPLVAAGGFAGWLSGVVRT, from the coding sequence TTGACGACTTTCGACCGCTACTTGCTGTCGCGCTACTTTCACGTGGTGTTCGTGTTCTGCATTGCCACGATCGGCCTGTTCGCAGTCGTCGACGGCTTTACCAATCTCGACGCCTTTCAGCATAAGGTTGACGAACAGAACGGCGGCAGCCTGGCGCTCTTCTTCCGCATCGGGCAGTACTATCTCTTTCAGTCGGCGCTGATTCTCGATACCGCCGGGCCGACTGTCATGGTGATCTCCGCCATGTCGGCCTTGGCGCTCATGCTGCGGCACGGCGAAATTCACCCGGTGCTCGCCGCCGGCGTCCCGACCTATCGCGCCACCTTTCCGCTCGCAGGGGCGATGATTGGCGTCAATTTGTTGTTGGCGGTGAATCAGGAACTCATTCTGCCGAATATTGCCCATCACCTGCAGGGCCGACACGGCGATCTCGCGGACGACACGCAAAATGCCGAGCCGCAGTATGACTACAAATCGAAGATCTTCGTCAGCGGCTCAGGAATTGTGCCTGCGGAGCAGCGACTGAAAGACCCTGAGTTCCTGTTGCCGACGCCGTTGCTGGCATCGAGTTTTGTCGTGCTCAAAGGAGACGCGGCTTATTACCTGCCCCCCAGCGCCATGGGCCCCGCCGGCTGGGTATTGGAGAATGCGACGCCCCGCTTCGAAGACCTTCCGCTCACTGAAGCGGGACGCAGGACCATTATTCCGCAGCCTGACAGTCCTGACGTGTTCGTTCACATGGGCTTGTCGTTCGATCAATTGAACCGTCAGGCAGCGAATCCCCGCCTGGTCTCCACTGCCGGACTCATTCGCAAGCTGCAGCAGCCATCGAGTACGCAGCTCAGCCGCCGTCGACTGGAAATCAAACTGCACGAACGGCTCACTCGCCCGCTGTTGACTCTCATCGGGCTGTACACCGTGATCCCGTTGATTATCCGCCGGGAACGGATGAGCGTGATGCAGCAGGTGACGAACATCGCCGCCTGTGCCGGAGCGCTCGGTCTGGTGTTTGCCGGGGTCATGGGGGCCCAGATGCTCGGCGAATCGGGCATTCTGCGGCCTGAACAGGCGGTCTGGGGACCGCTCGTCGCTGCCGGCGGTTTCGCAGGCTGGCTCTCGGGCGTGGTCAGAACCTGA
- the ispH gene encoding 4-hydroxy-3-methylbut-2-enyl diphosphate reductase, with protein sequence MKVLLANPRGFCAGVNMAIECLEACVREFGPDIYVYHEIVHNRHVVDRFASQGVKFIDRIEEVPSGAILLYSAHGVSPAIRELARSRDLRSIDATCPLVTKVHIEAIKYAKAGYNIILIGHEGHDEVIGTMGEAPESITLVESPEDVDRLTFTPEQKLAYLTQTTLSVEEAGQVIRRLKERFPGIESPPKEDICYATTNRQHAVRQLIEKVDLLLVLGSQNSSNSRRLMEIGLAMGKRAYLIDGQHELQADWFDGINSVLVTAGASAPEVVVQECLDYLSEQFGATVEEVTTREEHVTFPLPKELRQMMKAGQI encoded by the coding sequence ATGAAAGTTCTGCTGGCCAACCCGCGAGGCTTCTGTGCCGGCGTGAATATGGCGATTGAATGCCTGGAGGCCTGCGTCCGCGAGTTCGGGCCGGACATCTACGTCTACCATGAGATCGTCCACAATCGGCACGTCGTCGACCGGTTTGCAAGCCAGGGGGTCAAGTTCATCGACCGCATCGAAGAGGTGCCATCGGGCGCGATATTGCTGTACAGCGCGCATGGGGTTTCGCCGGCAATTCGCGAGCTCGCGCGGTCTCGCGACCTGCGGTCGATCGACGCCACCTGTCCGCTGGTGACGAAAGTTCATATCGAAGCCATCAAGTACGCGAAGGCGGGTTACAACATCATTCTCATCGGCCATGAAGGTCATGACGAGGTGATCGGCACGATGGGTGAGGCGCCTGAGAGCATCACCCTGGTTGAAAGCCCTGAGGACGTCGACCGGCTCACCTTTACGCCGGAGCAGAAGCTGGCGTATCTCACTCAGACCACCCTCAGCGTGGAAGAGGCAGGTCAGGTGATTCGCCGATTGAAAGAGCGATTCCCCGGCATCGAATCGCCGCCGAAAGAAGACATCTGCTACGCGACCACGAATCGTCAGCACGCCGTGCGGCAGCTGATTGAGAAGGTCGACCTGTTGTTGGTGCTTGGCAGCCAGAACAGTTCGAACAGCCGCCGGTTGATGGAGATTGGCCTGGCGATGGGCAAGCGGGCGTACCTGATCGACGGCCAGCACGAGTTGCAGGCGGACTGGTTCGACGGCATCAACAGCGTACTCGTGACCGCCGGGGCCAGTGCTCCGGAAGTGGTCGTGCAGGAGTGCCTGGATTACTTGTCAGAACAATTCGGGGCGACCGTCGAGGAAGTGACGACCCGAGAGGAACACGTCACGTTCCCGCTTCCAAAAGAGCTGCGGCAGATGATGAAAGCTGGTCAGATTTAG
- a CDS encoding BON domain-containing protein → MSAARSPRDAKNPSGEPLPARVTRILQDSHPAFRSLTISEESGAIIIDGHLPSYYLKQVVQTTAARVDGVLRLENRVEVVRISA, encoded by the coding sequence ATGTCTGCTGCCCGTTCACCGCGTGATGCGAAGAACCCATCCGGTGAGCCCCTTCCCGCCCGGGTGACTCGAATCCTGCAGGACTCGCACCCCGCCTTTCGCAGTCTGACGATCTCGGAAGAATCCGGCGCGATCATCATCGACGGCCATCTGCCGTCGTACTATTTGAAGCAGGTCGTCCAGACCACGGCCGCCCGCGTCGACGGCGTCCTGCGTCTCGAAAACCGCGTCGAAGTCGTCCGCATCTCGGCGTAG
- a CDS encoding FoF1 ATP synthase subunit delta/epsilon, whose protein sequence is MIAATELRLVLVTPEKTLFDQPVKALRFPLFDGQIGVLPGRAPLIGRLGIGELKFDLPGGGSERFFIDGGFAQIKGSIVTLLTSRAMPISAIDVEKAKVDLAAALASVPHDEAGFTQKAQAVDRARKMIELRTKRV, encoded by the coding sequence ATGATCGCCGCCACTGAACTTCGCCTCGTCCTCGTGACCCCTGAAAAGACCCTGTTCGATCAGCCGGTCAAGGCGTTGCGATTCCCCCTGTTCGACGGCCAGATCGGGGTCCTCCCTGGCCGCGCGCCGCTGATCGGCCGGCTCGGCATCGGGGAGCTGAAGTTCGACCTGCCCGGCGGCGGCAGCGAACGCTTCTTCATCGACGGCGGTTTCGCCCAGATCAAGGGGTCGATCGTCACACTGCTGACCAGTCGGGCGATGCCGATTTCCGCCATCGATGTCGAGAAGGCCAAAGTCGATCTCGCCGCCGCATTGGCCAGCGTTCCTCATGATGAAGCCGGGTTTACCCAGAAAGCCCAGGCTGTGGACCGTGCCCGCAAGATGATCGAACTCCGCACGAAACGGGTTTGA
- a CDS encoding Uma2 family endonuclease: MSTAIDQSSMLESNLPPFPVWRWTLDEYHALVDQGSFDDERVELLEGWIVPKMTRNPPHDAAVVRIDGVLRPLIPSGYHMRVQSAVTTGDSEPEPEPELAIVSGETEDYEEEHPGGQDILLLVEIADASLQKDRRKTRVYAAAGVNVVWIADLRSRQLEVYSGPMAASGEYQNRHVYQVGESIPLTLQDRGHEIPVERLFSRKRQETP, from the coding sequence GTGTCGACAGCAATCGACCAGAGTTCGATGCTCGAATCAAATCTGCCCCCGTTTCCAGTATGGCGGTGGACGCTGGACGAGTACCACGCGCTGGTCGACCAGGGCTCGTTCGATGACGAACGAGTCGAGTTGCTCGAAGGCTGGATCGTCCCGAAAATGACCAGAAATCCGCCTCATGATGCGGCTGTGGTTCGAATTGACGGCGTCCTGCGACCGCTCATCCCCTCTGGTTACCACATGCGAGTGCAGTCGGCTGTCACGACTGGAGACAGTGAGCCTGAGCCTGAACCTGAGCTGGCCATTGTTTCCGGTGAAACGGAAGATTACGAAGAAGAACACCCAGGTGGGCAGGACATTCTGCTGCTTGTGGAAATCGCCGACGCCTCATTACAGAAGGACCGACGCAAGACTCGAGTCTATGCCGCAGCCGGCGTGAATGTCGTCTGGATTGCTGACCTGCGCAGTCGGCAGTTGGAAGTGTATTCCGGTCCCATGGCGGCATCTGGAGAGTACCAGAATCGCCATGTCTATCAGGTTGGAGAGTCAATTCCGTTGACGCTACAGGATCGCGGTCATGAGATTCCTGTTGAGCGGCTGTTCTCGCGCAAGAGACAGGAGACTCCATGA
- the atpD gene encoding F0F1 ATP synthase subunit beta, translating into MTTATASNTGRITQIIGSTFDVEFSEESLPKIYNAIKAEADIKGIHINVTGEVQQHLGGGRVRCVALGSTDGMIRGMEVVDTGSPVMVPVGKETLSRVFNVLGEPIDGRGPVNTAERWPIHRAAPKLQDLSSKTEVFETGIKVVDLLTPFVRGGKAGLFGGAGLGKTVILTELIARIAREHGGFSVFAGVGERTREGNDLWLEMQETQIGDTGRSVIEQTCMVFGQMNEPPGARLRVALTGLTMAEWFRDATGADTLLFVDNIFRYSQAGSEVSALLGRMPSAVGYQPTLGTELGQLQERITSTKKGAITSVQAVYVPADDPTDPAPATAFSHLDAFIYLERKISEKGIYPAIDPLASSSRILDPNVVGERHYAVARRVQQILQRYRELQDIIAILGVEELAEEDKLVVHRARRIERFLSQPFFVAEVFTGKQGKFTPLAETITSFEGICDGKWDHLPESAFMYVGGVEEAAEQAKRMAAEG; encoded by the coding sequence ATGACCACAGCCACTGCATCGAACACCGGCCGCATTACCCAGATCATCGGATCGACGTTTGACGTCGAGTTCTCGGAAGAGAGCCTGCCGAAGATTTACAACGCCATCAAGGCCGAAGCCGATATCAAAGGGATCCACATTAACGTCACCGGCGAAGTGCAGCAGCACCTCGGCGGTGGACGCGTCCGCTGCGTCGCCCTGGGCTCGACCGACGGCATGATCCGCGGGATGGAAGTCGTGGACACCGGTTCCCCCGTCATGGTGCCCGTCGGCAAGGAAACGCTGAGCCGCGTGTTCAACGTGCTGGGCGAGCCGATCGACGGCCGCGGACCAGTCAATACCGCCGAACGTTGGCCGATTCACCGCGCAGCCCCCAAACTGCAAGACCTGTCCTCGAAGACGGAAGTGTTCGAAACGGGGATTAAGGTGGTCGACCTGCTCACCCCGTTCGTCCGCGGCGGTAAGGCCGGACTGTTCGGTGGAGCCGGTCTCGGTAAGACCGTGATTCTGACCGAGCTCATTGCCCGTATCGCTCGCGAGCACGGCGGCTTCTCGGTGTTCGCAGGCGTGGGCGAACGCACCCGTGAAGGAAACGACTTGTGGCTCGAAATGCAGGAAACGCAAATCGGCGACACCGGCCGCTCCGTCATTGAGCAGACCTGCATGGTGTTCGGCCAGATGAACGAGCCGCCCGGCGCTCGTCTCCGCGTCGCCCTCACCGGCCTGACGATGGCCGAATGGTTCCGCGATGCCACCGGGGCCGACACCCTGCTGTTCGTCGACAACATCTTCCGGTACTCACAGGCAGGTTCGGAAGTCTCCGCGTTGCTGGGACGTATGCCCTCCGCCGTGGGTTACCAGCCGACGCTCGGAACCGAACTCGGTCAGTTGCAGGAACGCATCACGTCGACCAAGAAGGGCGCCATCACCTCCGTGCAGGCTGTGTATGTCCCCGCCGACGACCCGACAGACCCCGCTCCAGCGACCGCATTCAGCCACCTGGACGCGTTCATCTACCTGGAACGAAAGATTTCGGAAAAGGGGATTTACCCCGCCATCGATCCGCTGGCCTCGTCGTCCCGAATTCTCGATCCGAACGTGGTCGGGGAACGGCATTATGCGGTCGCCCGTCGCGTGCAGCAGATTCTGCAGCGCTACCGCGAATTGCAGGACATTATCGCGATTCTCGGGGTGGAAGAACTCGCCGAAGAAGACAAGCTGGTGGTGCATCGCGCCCGCCGCATCGAGCGGTTCCTCTCGCAGCCGTTCTTCGTGGCCGAAGTGTTCACCGGCAAGCAGGGGAAATTCACCCCGCTGGCCGAAACGATCACCTCATTCGAAGGCATCTGCGACGGCAAGTGGGACCACCTGCCGGAATCTGCCTTCATGTATGTCGGGGGCGTCGAAGAAGCCGCCGAACAGGCAAAACGCATGGCCGCAGAGGGTTGA
- a CDS encoding four helix bundle protein → MPVAGHRDLLVWQRAVELAIASYDLTKFFPKSEAYGLSSQLQRAAVSISANIAEGKGRGSTGAYLNHLGIAAGSLAELDTQVEVARRLGYVKSEHAQNVIEKIEEVGRMLTGLRKSLEGRIPKS, encoded by the coding sequence ATGCCGGTGGCAGGACATCGGGATCTGCTCGTATGGCAACGGGCCGTGGAACTTGCAATCGCGAGCTACGACCTGACGAAGTTTTTTCCGAAATCTGAGGCGTATGGACTTTCGTCACAACTGCAACGAGCTGCGGTTTCGATCTCAGCCAACATTGCAGAGGGGAAGGGACGAGGATCGACGGGAGCATATCTGAATCATTTGGGTATCGCGGCTGGGTCACTTGCAGAACTCGACACGCAGGTGGAAGTGGCCCGTCGCCTTGGGTATGTCAAAAGTGAGCATGCCCAGAACGTTATTGAGAAGATTGAAGAAGTCGGGAGAATGTTAACCGGACTCAGGAAATCACTGGAAGGTCGAATTCCTAAATCCTAG
- the atpG gene encoding ATP synthase F1 subunit gamma: MAKARALVKRRKAVKNIRKITRTMELIATARFKKAMDRATEAAAYTKKINEIVADLAQSNLVFNHPLLKQPDQTQNVTVLLLTSNRGLCGGYNGGILRTGIARIRELQAAGKEVTLEVSGKRGLSFMKFEKRPVANSYTHFEDKPAFDDVNAIADRFVADFIAGRLHRLEVVYQKFLSSARQVPVVETLLPFGDLATGTGRQKTTTIDYEFLPSAEEILEEIVPAAFKARFFKCFLDAAVGEQIARMVAMKSATENADEMIRDISQEYNRARQSQITSELAEIIGGAAALE; the protein is encoded by the coding sequence ATGGCCAAAGCACGAGCACTTGTTAAACGCCGCAAGGCGGTGAAGAACATCCGCAAAATCACGCGGACCATGGAACTCATCGCCACTGCGCGGTTCAAGAAAGCCATGGACCGCGCGACGGAAGCGGCGGCCTACACCAAAAAGATCAACGAGATCGTCGCCGACCTCGCGCAGTCGAACCTGGTGTTCAACCACCCGTTGCTCAAACAGCCGGACCAGACGCAGAACGTCACAGTCCTGCTACTGACTTCCAATCGCGGTCTATGCGGCGGATACAACGGCGGGATTCTGCGAACCGGCATTGCCCGGATTCGCGAGCTTCAAGCCGCTGGCAAAGAGGTGACGCTCGAAGTCTCAGGCAAGCGCGGCCTGTCCTTCATGAAGTTCGAAAAACGGCCCGTCGCCAACAGCTACACGCACTTCGAAGACAAACCCGCTTTCGACGACGTGAACGCCATCGCCGACCGGTTTGTTGCCGACTTCATCGCAGGCCGACTGCACCGCCTGGAAGTGGTCTACCAGAAATTCCTCAGTTCCGCCCGACAGGTGCCTGTCGTGGAAACCCTGCTGCCGTTCGGCGACCTCGCCACCGGCACAGGTCGTCAGAAAACGACCACCATCGATTACGAATTCTTGCCGAGCGCAGAAGAAATCCTCGAAGAGATCGTCCCGGCCGCTTTCAAGGCCCGGTTCTTCAAGTGCTTTTTGGATGCCGCGGTGGGAGAGCAGATCGCCCGCATGGTCGCCATGAAGTCGGCCACCGAAAACGCAGACGAGATGATTCGCGACATCTCGCAGGAATACAACAGAGCCCGTCAAAGCCAGATCACCAGCGAACTGGCGGAAATCATCGGAGGAGCAGCAGCGCTCGAATAA
- a CDS encoding type II toxin-antitoxin system HicB family antitoxin, whose protein sequence is MRYEIILYWSDADEAFIAEIPELPGCRTDGTTRQEAIENAEQVIQEWIETAKELGREIPEPRGRLIFA, encoded by the coding sequence ATGCGTTATGAAATCATCCTGTATTGGAGTGACGCTGACGAAGCCTTCATTGCGGAAATACCCGAACTCCCCGGCTGCAGGACGGACGGTACGACGCGGCAGGAAGCCATCGAAAATGCAGAGCAGGTGATTCAGGAATGGATTGAGACGGCCAAGGAGCTGGGACGCGAGATTCCCGAACCGCGCGGCCGCCTGATTTTTGCCTGA